In the Octopus bimaculoides isolate UCB-OBI-ISO-001 chromosome 18, ASM119413v2, whole genome shotgun sequence genome, one interval contains:
- the LOC106877449 gene encoding uncharacterized protein LOC106877449, protein MPGQANNGSKKMMDCPPASTKLMSLCDLCSCWWNCMIFSESATIPDPFINTIPDTLQESSSPQDIVTQPTSTALVPVNVDKRWQFDGGRVKSNFGHVSFSKGNMSKEDRKRLMDMKEERHKIKLEILKLEREMIKNKMRSDDDTRIKLITEEVTLSKK, encoded by the exons ATGCCGGGACAGGCAAATAATGGCAGCAAGAAAATGATGGACTGTCCACCAGCATCTACTAAATTAATGTCTCTCTGTGATCTCTGTTCCTGCTGGTGGAACTGCATGAT ATTCAGTGAATCAGCTACCATACCAGATCCTTTCATAAATACCATTCCAGACACCTTACAGGAGTCCAGCAGTCCTCAAGACATAGTGACGCAACCAACATCTACAGCTCTGGTCCCAGTAAATGTTGATAAAAGATGGCAATTTGATGGTGGAAGGGTGAAGTCAAATTTTGGGCATGTTTCCTTCTCGAAAGGGAATATGTCAAAAGAAGACAGGAAAAGGTTGATGGACATGAAAGAGGAGAGGCATAAGATCAAATTAGAAATTCTCAAATTGGAGAGAGAAATGATTAAGAATAAAATGCGGAGTGATGATGACACAAGAATCAAATTGATAACTGAAGAAGTTACTTTATCAAAAAAGTGA